A genomic segment from Diospyros lotus cultivar Yz01 chromosome 5, ASM1463336v1, whole genome shotgun sequence encodes:
- the LOC127802057 gene encoding LOW QUALITY PROTEIN: pleiotropic drug resistance protein 3-like (The sequence of the model RefSeq protein was modified relative to this genomic sequence to represent the inferred CDS: inserted 1 base in 1 codon), whose protein sequence is MAQLVGADEIESLRFDLAEIGRSLRSSFRHYTSSFRSSLDYKSLDEDIDNEIVLEWAAIERVPTFERLSLSLFDQNDGSRTDLKRKQVVNVTQLGALERHVFIERLIKHIENDNLRLLQKLRKRMDKVGVKLPTVEVRYKNLQVEAECEIVHGKPLPTLWNSLKSMVHDCAKLPGLKSQEAKITIIGGISGIIKPGRMTLLLGPPGCGKTSLLKALSGNLSKSLEVTGEVSYNGYKLEEFVPQKTSAYISQNDLHIPEMTVRETLDFSARCQGTGSRAEIMTDISRREKQAGIIPDPDIDTYMKATSIEGKKTNLQADYILKILGLDICADTIVGDAMRRGVSGGQKKRVTTGEMIVGPTKALFMDEISNGLDSSTTYQIVTCLHQLAHIMDATILVSLLQPSPETFDLFDDVILMDEGKTVYHGPRSHVLEFFEECGFRCPERKGVADFLQEVISRKDQAQYWYRTEQAHSFFSVDMFSRKFKESFLGKNLDEEISEPFPKALCHKDAIFFSVYSLPKWELFKACMSREFLLMKRNSFVYIFKATQLVVIATITMTVFLRSQMDVDVVHANYYLGALFYALVIVLVDGFPELSMTVARLAIFYKHRDLCFYPAWAYAIPATILKIPFSLLESLVWTCLTYYVIGYSPEAGRFFRHFILLFAAHLTSVSMFRFIASIFRTVVASTTAGGLAILAVLLFGGFIVPKSAMPIWLKWGFWVSPITYGEIGLAVNEFLAPRWQQTLPTNIAIGQETLESHGLNFDDYFFWISLGALFGFAVLFNTGFALALSFFKPPGSRAVITSEKLSQIQASEDSLIGIHLDGKSRGSPTDVVTEPNKGKMVLPFEPLIVVFRDLQYNVETPSAMRERGLAQKRLQLLSDISGVFRPGILTALMGFSGAGKTTLMDVLSGRKTSGTIEGEIRIGGYPKVQDTFARISGYCEQADIHSPQITIEESVTYSAWLRLHPQIDSKTKTEFVKEVLEVIELDGIKDSLVGLPGVNGLSTEQRKRLTIAVELVANPSIIFMDEPTSGLDARAAAIVMRAVKNVADTGRTIVCTIHQPSIDIFESFDELILLKPGGRIIYSGPLGQHASSVIEYFESISGVPKIRKNHNPATWMLEVTSPSSEAELGVDFAQIYKNSSLYQNNKELVKRFITPPPGSKDLYFPTRFSQNSWGQFKCCLWKQHLSYWRSPSYNLMRSMYTLIASLLFGFLFWDQGRKINNQQSLLNILGLMFAAVIFLGINNSSSVLPYVSTERSVLYRERLAGMYAPWAYALAQVTIEVPYLLAQALAFTVLTYPMVGFYWSAYKVFWYFYIIFCTLLYFTYLGMLLIAVTPSFPVAAILQSTFYTMFNLFSGFVVPQPQIPNWWLWFYYLIPTSWSINGLLTSQYGDIEEEIVVFGEXKSVAAFLRDYLGFHHDHLGLVAALLIVYPILFAALFAYCIGKLNFQRR, encoded by the exons ATGGCCCAGTTGGTTGGTGCCGATGAAATAGAATCTCTGAGATTTGATCTAGCAGAGATAGGAAGAAGCTTGAGATCTTCATTTCGGCATTATACTTCTAGTTTCCGGAGCAGTTTGGACTATAAATCTCTGGATGAAGACATTGATAATGAAATTGTATTAGAGTGGGCTGCAATTGAAAGAGTGCCTACTTTTGAAAGGTTGAGCTTGTCTTTGTTTGATCAAAATGATGGAAGCAGAACTGATCTTAAAAGAAAACAAGTAGTCAATGTTACTCAGCTTGGTGCTTTAGAGCGGCATGTGTTCATTGAGAGGCTCATCAAACATATTGAGAACGACAACCTCCGGTTGCTGCAGAAACTGAGAAAAAGAATGGACAA GGTTGGTGTAAAACTGCCCACTGTGGAAGTGAGATACAAGAATCTCCAAGTGGAAGCAGAGTGTGAGATAGTTCATGGAAAACCCCTCCCAACTCTATGGAATTCTCTCAAAAGCATGGTTCAT GATTGTGCTAAGCTTCCAGGTTTAAAGTCACAAGAAGCCAAGATAACGATTATTGGCGGTATCAGTGGTATCATTAAGCCTGGAAG GATGACTCTATTGCTTGGTCCTCCAGGATGTGGGAAGACTTCTTTATTAAAAGCACTTTCTGGAAATTTGAGCAAATCTCTTGAG GTTACAGGGGAAGTTTCTTATAATGGGTACAAACTCGAAGAGTTTGTTCCCCAGAAAACGTCTGCCTATATCAGTCAAAATGACCTACATATCCCTGAGATGACTGTGAGGGAAACACTTGATTTTTCAGCCCGATGTCAGGGCACAGGAAGCAGGGCAG AGATTATGACTGATATCAGCAGAAGAGAGAAACAGGCAGGGATTATCCCAGATCCAGATATTGATACTTACATGAAG GCTACTTCCATTGAAGGAAAAAAGACAAACCTTCAGGCAGACTACATCTTAAAA ATTCTTGGACTCGATATTTGTGCTGATACAATAGTTGGAGATGCCATGAGAAGAGGCGTCTCTGGTGGTCAAAAGAAAAGAGTAACTACAG GGGAAATGATTGTAGGTCCCACAAAAGCTCTATTCATGGATGAAATATCAAATGGATTAGACAGTTCCACCACGTATCAGATTGTTACTTGTCTTCACCAACTGGCGCATATCATGGATGCTACCATACTTGTGTCACTCCTTCAGCCATCCCCAGAAACCTTTGATCTTTTTGATGATGTTATCTTGATGGATGAAGGGAAAACTGTTTATCATGGACCTCGAAGTcatgttttagaattttttgaagAGTGTGGGTTTAGATGCCCTGAAAGGAAAGGGGTAGCTGACTTTCTTCAGGAG GTTATATCAAGAAAAGATCAAGCACAGTATTGGTATCGAACTGAACAAGCTCATAGTTTTTTCTCAGTTGATATGTTTTCTAGGAAATTCAAGGAGTCATTTCTAGGGAAGAACCTAGATGAGGAGATTTCAGAGCCCTTCCCGAAAGCCCTGTGCCACAAGGATGCCATTTTTTTTAGTGTGTATTCCCTTCCTAAATGGGAATTGTTTAAAGCTTGCATGTCAAGGGAATTTCTTCTAATGAAGAGGAATTCCTTTGTGTATATATTCAAAGCAACTCAG CTTGTTGTCATCGCCACTATCACAATGACTGTGTTTTTGCGAAGTCAAATGGATGTTGATGTTGTTCATGCAAACTATTACCTGGGTGCTCTGTTCTATGCTCTCGTCATTGTTCTAGTTGATGGATTTCCAGAGTTGTCCATGACTGTAGCAAGACTTGCAATTTTCTACAAACACAGAGACTTATGCTTTTACCCTGCTTGGGCATATGCAATTCCAGCCACCATTCTCAAGATCCCTTTTTCACTGTTGGAATCTCTTGTTTGGACTTGTCTGACTTATTATGTCATTGGATACAGTCCTGAGGCCGGGAG GTTCTTCCGCCATTTCATTCTGCTTTTTGCTGCGCACTTAACGTCAGTATCCATGTTCCGTTTCATAGCATCTATTTTTCGTACTGTGGTTGCTTCCACCACAGCTGGTGGTTTGGCTATATTAGCTGTCTTATTATTTGGTGGCTTTATTGTACCAAAAT CTGCTATGCCAATTTGGTTGAAATGGGGATTTTGGGTTTCACCAATAACATATGGGGAGATAGGTCTTGCTGTAAATGAATTCCTTGCTCCGCGATGGCAACAG ACACTGCCAACAAACATTGCGATAGGTCAAGAAACACTTGAAAGCCATGGATTGAATTTTGATGATTACTTCTTCTGGATTTCACTTGGTGCCTTATTTGGGTTTGCAGTACTTTTCAATACTGGCTTTGCCCTGGCGTTGAGTTTCTTTAAGC CTCCTGGCTCTCGTGCTGTTATTACAAGTGAAAAACTTTCTCAAATTCAAGCAAGTGAAGATTCCTTGATTGGTATTCACTTGGATGGGAAGTCCAGAGGTTCCCCTACAGATGTTGTGACAGAACCAAACAAAG GGAAAATGGTTTTACCTTTTGAACCTCTAATAGTGGTGTTTCGAGACTTGCAATACAATGTAGAGACCCCCTCG GCAATGAGAGAAAGGGGTCTCGCCCAGAAAAGACTCCAACTTCTGTCTGATATATCAGGTGTATTCAGACCTGGTATTCTTACAGCATTGATGGGTTTTAGTGGAGCTGGGAAAACAACTCTTATGGATGTCCTTTCTGGAAGGAAAACTAGTGGTACTATTGAGGGAGAAATAAGAATTGGTGGGTATCCTAAGGTTCAAGACACATTTGCAAGGATTTCGGGATATTGTGAACAAGCTGACATACATTCTCCTCAAATTACCATTGAAGAATCAGTTACTTATTCTGCTTGGCTTCGTCTGCATCCTCAGATTGATTCAAAAACTAAAACT GAATTTGTCAAAGAAGTGCTTGAGGTCATTGAGCTAGATGGAATCAAAGATTCTTTAGTTGGTTTGCCAGGCGTCAATGGTTTATCAACTGAGCAACGGAAACGGCTAACCATAGCTGTGGAGCTTGTTGCTAATCCTTCAATTATTTTCATGGATGAACCTACATCTGGATTGGATGCTAGAGCAGCTGCCATTGTCATGCGTGCTGTGAAGAATGTGGCTGATACAGGAAGAACTATTGTCTGCACCATCCACCAACCGAGTATTGACATATTCGAATCATTTGATGAG TTAATTCTATTGAAACCTGGTGGGCGTATTATCTATTCTGGGCCATTGGGTCAGCATGCAAGTAGTGTCATTGAATATTTTGAG AGTATCTCAGGGGTACCAAAGATCAGAAAAAATCACAACCCCGCAACATGGATGTTAGAGGTCACTTCTCCATCTTCAGAAGCTGAACTTGGTGTTGATTTTGCCCAAATTTATAAGAATTCTTCTTTGTACCA GAACAATAAAGAGCTTGTAAAGAGGTTCATTACTCCACCTCCTGGTTCAAAAGACTTGTACTTCCCAACCCGCTTTTCACAGAACAGTTGGGGACAGTTCAAGTGCTGTCTCTGGAAACAACACTTGTCTTATTGGAGGAGTCCTTCGTACAACTTGATGCGTTCAATGTATACACTTATAGCCTCGTTGCTTTTCGGGTTTCTATTTTGGGATCAAGGGAGGAAAAT AAACAACCAACAGAGTTTGCTCAACATACTTGGTCTAATGTTTGCTGCTGTGATCTTCTTGGGCATAAATAATTCCTCATCAGTTTTGCCATACGTATCGACTGAGCGATCTGTTCTATACCGGGAAAGGTTAGCTGGGATGTATGCTCCTTGGGCTTATGCACTAGCACAG GTTACAATTGAGGTTCCTTATCTGCTTGCCCAAGCTCTTGCATTCACAGTCCTCACATATCCCATGGTTGGGTTTTATTGGTCTGCTTATAAAGTCTTCTGGTACTTCTACATCATATTTTGCACATTGCTCTACTTCACCTATCTGGGGATGCTACTTATCGCGGTGACACCAAGCTTCCCAGTAGCTGCGATTCTACAATCTACCTTCTACACAATGTTTAATCTCTTCTCTGGTTTTGTAGTTCCTCAACCG CAAATTCCCAACTGGTGGCTATGGTTTTACTACCTAATCCCAACATCCTGGTCGATAAACGGGCTGCTTACCTCGCAGTATGGAGATATAGAGGAGGAGATTGTGGTTTTTGGAG CAAAATCCGTGGCGGCCTTCTTGAGAGACTATCTAGGGTTCCACCATGATCACTTGGGTCTGGTGGCAGCTCTTCTCATTGTTTACCCCATTCTTTTTGCTGCCTTGTTTGCATACTGCATTGGAAAGTTGAATTTCCAGAGAAGATGA
- the LOC127802058 gene encoding probable receptor-like protein kinase At5g18500, producing the protein MGAELKAELSKKTVIFDLKVWELIGIIVSLFIVVILFALAFYLTLRKKSRKARDTIPFSQIPPVSKEIKEVRVDQVYNNELVARDGILLTVHDKSSDKELDKVMVHLGMGKLKNGDKSSQSGSFHRLDKDAGGSQSGEEGSSGNFGVHKASSSHPITAPSPLTGLPEFSQLGWGHWFTLRDLELATNRFSKENILGEGGYGVVYRGRLVNGTPVAVKKLLNNLGQAEKEFSVEVEAIGHVRHKNLVRLLGYCVEGTHRLLVYEYVNNGNLEQWLHGAMRHYGHLTWEARMKVLLGTAKALAYLHEAIEPKVVHRDIKSSNILIDDDFNAKVSDFGLAKLLGAGKSHITTRVMGTFGYVAPEYANSGLLNEKSDVYSFGVLLLEAITGRDPVDYGRPADEINLVDWLKMMVASRRSEEVVDPNIDTRPSTRALKRALLTSLRCIDPDSSKRPKMSQVVRMLESEEYPIPREDRRHRRTQAGSMEIEFQRENSDTDKSDNPDPRSESRRKPRT; encoded by the exons ATGGGCGCTGAACTGAAAGCAGAATTATCCAAAAAAACTGTAATTTTTGATCTCAAAGTCTGGGAATTGATTGGGATCATTGTTAGTTTATTTATTGTAGTTATCCTCTTTGCATTAGCCTTTTATCTCACATTACGGAAGAAATCAAGGAAAGCTAGAGATACGATTCCCTTTAGCCAAATTCCGCCTGTTTCCAAGGAAATTAAAGAAGTACGGGTGGATCAGGTGTATAATAATGAACTGGTTGCACGTGACGGTATTCTACTCACTGTTCACGATAAATCCAGTGATAAAGAATTGGATAAGGTTATGGTTCATCTGGGTATGGGGAAGTTGAAGAATGGGGATAAGAGTAGTCAGTCTGGTTCATTTCATCGCTTGGACAAAGATGCTGGAGGGTCTCAATCAGGAGAAGAGGGGAGCTCTGGCAACTTTGGTGTGCATAAAGCTTCTTCTTCACATCCTATAACTGCACCTTCTCCCTTAACTGGCCTGCCTGAATTCTCTCAGTTGGGTTGGGGGCACTGGTTTACACTGAGGGATCTTGAACTTGCAACAAACCGATTTTCAAAGGAGAATATTCTTGGTGAGGGTGGATATGGAGTTGTTTATCGGGGTCGTTTGGTAAATGGGACACCAGTGGCTGTCAAAAAGCTTCTGAACAATCT AGGCCAGGCTGAGAAGGAATTCAGCGTGGAAGTTGAAGCTATTGGACACGTGCGTCACAAGAATTTGGTTCGCCTTTTAGGCTACTGCGTTGAGGGAACCCAtag GTTGTTAGTTTATGAATATGTCAATAATGGTAATTTGGAACAGTGGCTTCATGGAGCCATGCGCCACTATGGACATCTTACTTGGGAGGCTAGGATGAAGGTTCTCCTTGGCACTGCTAAAGC TCTTGCCTACTTGCATGAAGCAATTGAGCCAAAAGTGGTGCATAGAGACATTAAGTCAAGCAATATACTGATTGATGATGACTTCAATGCTAAGGTTTCTGATTTTGGCTTGGCTAAGCTACTTGGTGCAGGAAAAAGCCACATCACAACTAGAGTAATGGGAACCTTTGG ATACGTTGCCCCAGAATATGCAAATTCTGGACTTTTGAATGAAAAGAGTGATGTTTATAGCTTTGGGGTTTTACTTTTGGAAGCAATTACAGGACGGGATCCAGTGGATTATGGTCGACCTGCCGATGAG ATAAATCTGGTTGATTGGTTGAAGATGATGGTTGCAAGCAGGCGCTCAGAGGAGGTGGTGGATCCAAACATTGACACCAGGCCATCAACAAGAGCCCTTAAACGAGCCCTTCTGACATCATTGAGATGTATAGACCCAGATTCCAGCAAGAGACCCAAAATGAGCCAAGTTGTTCGTATGCTCGAATCAGAAGAATATCCCATACCAAGAGAG GACCGGAGGCACCGGAGAACTCAAGCAGGTAGCATGGAGATTGAATTCCAGAGGGAGAACTCTGACACTGACAAGAGCGACAACCCGGATCCGAGGTCGGAGAGCAGAAGAAAGCCTAGAACATAG